A DNA window from Trypanosoma brucei brucei TREU927 chromosome 10, whole genome shotgun sequence contains the following coding sequences:
- a CDS encoding CYC2-like cyclin, putative, translating to MTLSVDTAIGDTAICMERSCDAPTPTYAVKTRAMVLSGGSGCTLSRCRRLGRSARQRSPSNKRFSGRMSAASVTPSGGPVMDRSGTGYVDVCRGGECAPMLCRSGGCDHGVSIFAAAATPAAAVPLLDGTVAAECTNGAGGMPADGSRCVTQLYDAGASLRNESGRRYRNNYSCHYSNSGGSGYCCCSASYRGQKGHKGGQSQVFHNSPLFMGNGGNLPPNRGVISNYHYHHHPPCGASHHHHQRCAVRSHRRRGFGAAAVEAIRSRFQAGATMSHHAPPLSAVKCNRQTKQTASNGDQEPRQAFQVPLPRSKAAAGVTQPSATSCDAGVVRPSKGDFRIEMDTPFSATDSMNDPVNGSSRLSGIAPLFDLAIQQLILECDRRVANASGTACASAHSPSNSCNSQKQSSAHFSVNTHSFDMPTASHTKTTFAQTPKESSFATFAVEQAPLEGGQLESPHRDAEAEVMARDGACTTKLHRVEPRLEERVTARRENHVGNVVGRLFRDQSEDAVDLGSDCSKLQLLIVSVGLTVSFGESAPLVLIGTLIYLFRIVKRCDSEYSSVTAANWYRLTAVALLVATKMYVDGSGSWNECFSNATDIPLKELNKLEIDFLFLLDFDALITEEEVEARADWMDSVASRHDMMTPLRTFVLGSSCAPSCVATPLSPAADEAFRSVPLGSSSNMPSTPLSLTPSNMTPVNCFSTPFTQSRPIRNQCVGSLVSGVDASDKQQQQTRPSSMRRLSSSLCPCDRMSPLPLSVSSLSLTERLFSVVHAPAEPETPPSLRRFARQDDEPVSPLTPPDQERMSPVFFFCNATRGRRCNAMTAVGEKTNKTSPAGSAVQYRVSAGVAGDAWNGDEMDEEGGTPPHPRRCILSPPTQEAAPLPPLGMTDFHHRLPRK from the coding sequence ATGACATTGTCTGTCGACACCGCGATTGGGGACACCGCCATATGCATGGAGAGGTCATGTGATGCTCCTACACCTACTTACGCAGTCAAAACGCGGGCCATGGTGTTGAGCGGCGGTAGTGGCTGTACGCTCTCCAGGTGTCGTCGACTTGGGCGCTCCGCCCGCCAGAGATCGCCTTCGAATAAACGGTTCTCGGGAAGGATGTCAGCGGCATCCGTGACGCCCTCAGGGGGCCCAGTTATGGACAGGAGCGGCACTGGGTATGTTGATGTTTGTCGTGGTGGTGAATGTGCTCCGATGCTTTGCAGGTCAGGGGGATGCGATCACggtgtttccatttttgcgGCGGCCGCGACGCCGGCTGCCGCGGTACCGTTACTCGACGGTACTGTTGCAGCGGAATGCACGAATGGTGCCGGTGGGATGCCAGCTGATGGTAGTCGTTGTGTGACTCAGTTGTACGACGCGGGCGCAAGCTTGAGGAATGAATCTGGTCGACGGTATCGAAACAACTATTCTTGCCATTACAGCAACAGTGGTGGTAgtggttattgttgttgcagtgCGTCTTATCGTGGCCAGAAGGGTCACAAGGGCGGTCAAAGCCAGGTGTTTCACAATTCACCGCTTTTCATGGGGAACGGTGGCAATCTGCCTCCCAATCGTGGTGTAATTTCGAACTATCACTATCACCATCACCCGCCCTGTGGAGCCTCgcaccatcaccaccaaaggTGTGCTGTGCGTTCCCATCGTCGTCGTGGATTCGGtgccgctgctgtggagGCGATTCGCAGTAGGTTTCAGGCAGGGGCTACCATGTCGCATCACGCACCACCACTTTCCGCTGTGAAATGCAATAGACAAACTAAGCAAACTGCTAGTAACGGGGATCAAGAGCCACGGCAGGCATTTCAGGTCCCCCTCCCAAGGTCGAAGGCGGCTGCCGGAGTAACCCAACCCTCCGCGACGTCATGTGATGCTGGTGTTGTGAGGCCATCGAAGGGCGATTTCAGAATTGAGATGGATACTCCTTTTTCAGCCACAGACTCAATGAATGACCCTGTAAACGGTTCTTCACGGCTCTCTGGCATTGCACCACTTTTCGACCTTGCGATACAGCAGCTCATCCTTGAGTGCGATCGACGGGTTGCCAACGCTTCTGGGACGGCGTGCGCCAGTGCGCACAGTCCCTCTAACTCGTGCAATTCTCAAAAGCAGTCTTCAGCGCATTTCTCCGTTAACACTCATTCCTTTGATATGCCAACGGCATCCCACACGAAGACCACCTTCGCGCAAACACCGAAGGAGTCGTCGTTTGCCACGTTTGCCGTTGAGCAGGCACCTCTGGAGGGAGGCCAATTGGAGTCTCCGCACCGGGATGCGGAAGCTGAGGTGATGGCTAGGGACGGTGCATGCACGACTAAGCTCCACCGTGTTGAGCCACGGTTGGAGGAGCGGGTGACCGCCCGTCGGGAAAACCACGTGGGTAACGTTGTTGGTAGGCTGTTTAGGGATCAATCGGAGGATGCCGTGGACCTCGGGAGCGACTGTTCCAAGTTGCAGTTGCTCATCGTGTCAGTTGGGCTGACTGTGTCATTTGGAGAGTCGGCTCCGTTGGTATTAATCGGCACGCTCATCTATTTGTTCCGTATTGTCAAGCGGTGTGATTCTGAGTATTCGAGCGTAACCGCAGCGAATTGGTACCGACTCACAGCTGTCGCCCTGCTGGTTGCTACAAAAATGTACGTTGATGGTTCAGGTAGCTGGAATGAGTGTTTTTCGAATGCCACTGATATACCTTTAAAAGAATTGAACAAGCTGGAGATcgacttccttttcttgcttGACTTTGACGCGCTGATCACGGAGGAAGAGGTCGAAGCTCGTGCTGATTGGATGGACTCTGTTGCCAGCCGACACGATATGATGACACCCCTGCGGACATTTGTATTGGGGAGCAGCTGTGCCCCTTCATGCGTGGCGACTCCCTTGTCTCCTGCTGCTGACGAGGCGTTTCGGTCGGTTCCACTTGGTTCTTCCAGCAACATGCCGTCAACCCCATTGTCCCTTACACCATCCAATATGACACCGGTGAATTGTTTCTCAACTCCATTTACCCAGTCAAGACCAATCCGCAACCAGTGTGTCGGTTCTTTGGTTTCTGGTGTTGATGCGAGTgacaagcagcagcagcaaacgcGGCCTTCAAGCATGCGTCGTTTGTCCTCATCACTGTGCCCCTGCGATCGCATGAGCCCCTTGCCACTGTCTGTGTCGAGTCTGTCTCTAACGGAGAGACTCTTTTCGGTTGTTCATGCACCTGCCGAACCAGAAACACCCCCAAGTCTCCGTCGTTTTGCTCGCCAAGATGATGAACCTGTATCTCCGTTGACACCACCCGACCAGGAGAGGATGTCCccagtatttttcttctgtaaCGCGACTCGGGGGAGACGTTGTAATGCGATGACGGCAGttggggagaaaacaaataagacATCGCCGGCAGGCAGTGCAGTGCAGTACCGCGTCTCTGCAGGTGTTGCCGGTGACGCCTGGAACGGTGATGAAATGgatgaggaggggggaaCGCCTCCGCACCCGCGGCGTTGTATTCTCTCACCACCCACACAGGAAGCAGCGCCACTGCCTCCGCTGGGTATGACAGACTTCCACCACCGTCTTCCCAGGAAATAA